A window of Citrus sinensis cultivar Valencia sweet orange chromosome 7, DVS_A1.0, whole genome shotgun sequence contains these coding sequences:
- the LOC102630285 gene encoding VQ motif-containing protein 9, translated as MEAHTSSSSTAAAYMIGNKEEAIRGVKAVTTANSSYQSSLHSVRKSPLKTVKKPIAPLPPTRPKVYKVDPVNFRDLVQKLTGACAYENESESQQPQSQRLKSVAPPPINVSSSRSPFSFCGGEFAPQQLLPSPAKSPFSALYKDLMSEVSSSDAKPQKLSDCGIASNSLGLSLSPSSYNWFSYPLLSPASLSTL; from the coding sequence ATGGAAGCTCATACTTCGTCTTCATCAACAGCAGCAGCATACATGATCGGGAACAAAGAAGAAGCAATTAGGGGTGTGAAAGCGGTAACAACAGCAAACTCTTCTTATCAATCGTCGCTTCATTCGGTTCGTAAATCCCCGTTAAAGACAGTGAAGAAGCCAATAGCACCGCTGCCACCGACACGACCAAAAGTGTACAAAGTGGATCCTGTAAACTTCAGGGACTTGGTACAGAAGCTGACAGGTGCATGTGCATATGAGAATGAGAGTGAGAGCCAGCAGCCGCAGTCTCAGCGCCTGAAAAGCGTGGCACCCCCACCGATTAATGTTTCCAGTTCCCGAAgcccattttcattttgtggtGGAGAGTTTGCACCCCAACAGCTGCTTCCTTCACCAGCGAAGTCTCCATTCTCTGCTTTGTACAAGGATTTGATGTCAGAAGTATCATCATCGGATGCCAAACCTCAGAAGTTATCAGATTGTGGAATAGCATCCAATTCACTGGGGCTGAGCTTGTCGCCATCCTCTTATAATTGGTTTTCTTATCCTCTCCTGAGTCCTGCAAGTCTTTCCACTTTGTAG